The following coding sequences are from one Streptomyces dengpaensis window:
- a CDS encoding ABC transporter permease yields MTAEATPSLVEVTGGPAEAGPSVRGPRARTRSAYLRYVAGKVGGAAVSLLAVLVTSFFLFRLIPGDPVKYMTGGRQVSAEQLANYRKEFGLDLPLWEQFTNYCGKALTGDLGTSYQFRAPVIDKITEALPNTLLLTGTAFLLYTALGIFIGTRSAWRNGGPSDRLNTGLALTLYSIPSFWLGLLLIIVFSVGMGPIPGLFPTGGMESGGKEGLAYVIDVAHHLILPVVTLVAVEYGQTLLVTRSALLDEMGSDYLTTARAKGLRDDLVRRRHAVPNALLPTVTLIFINLGRTVAGVILVETVFSWPGLGGLFYQALSVPDLPLVQGLFFVFAAAVIVMNTLADLIYPLLDPRVGR; encoded by the coding sequence ATGACCGCTGAGGCAACACCCTCGCTGGTCGAGGTGACCGGCGGTCCGGCTGAGGCCGGGCCGTCGGTCCGCGGGCCGCGGGCGCGCACCAGGTCCGCGTATCTGCGCTATGTGGCGGGCAAGGTGGGCGGCGCGGCCGTCTCGCTGCTCGCCGTCCTCGTCACCAGCTTCTTCCTCTTCCGTCTCATCCCCGGCGACCCGGTCAAGTACATGACGGGCGGGCGCCAGGTGTCCGCCGAGCAACTCGCCAACTACCGCAAGGAGTTCGGGCTCGACCTGCCGCTGTGGGAGCAGTTCACGAACTACTGCGGCAAGGCGCTCACCGGCGATCTCGGCACCTCGTACCAGTTCCGCGCTCCCGTCATCGACAAGATCACCGAAGCGCTGCCGAACACCTTGCTGCTCACCGGCACGGCGTTCCTCCTCTACACCGCGCTCGGCATCTTCATCGGCACGCGCTCCGCGTGGCGCAACGGCGGGCCGAGCGACCGGCTCAACACCGGTCTGGCGCTGACCCTCTACTCCATCCCGTCCTTCTGGCTCGGGCTGCTGCTCATCATCGTCTTCTCGGTGGGCATGGGGCCGATCCCCGGGCTCTTCCCCACCGGCGGCATGGAGTCGGGGGGCAAGGAGGGCCTCGCCTACGTCATCGATGTCGCCCACCACCTCATCCTTCCGGTGGTGACACTGGTCGCGGTCGAGTACGGGCAGACGCTGCTGGTGACGCGCTCGGCGCTGCTCGACGAGATGGGCAGCGACTATCTGACGACGGCCCGGGCGAAGGGCCTGCGGGACGATCTCGTACGCCGCCGGCACGCCGTTCCGAACGCCCTGCTGCCGACGGTCACGCTGATCTTCATCAACCTCGGCCGTACGGTCGCCGGTGTGATCCTCGTCGAGACCGTCTTCTCCTGGCCGGGCCTCGGCGGCCTCTTCTACCAGGCGCTGAGCGTGCCCGATCTGCCGCTGGTGCAGGGGCTGTTCTTCGTCTTCGCGGCGGCGGTGATCGTGATGAACACGCTGGCCGATCTGATCTATCCGCTGCTGGACCCCCGGGTGGGCCGATGA
- a CDS encoding ABC transporter ATP-binding protein encodes MTTPPLLSAQGLHVTFPGRHGAAHARAVDGVDLDIRPGEIVALVGESGCGKTTLARSLLGLVPPTGGGVTFDGKPLDYSSRALKAYRKRVQLVLQDPSGSLNPRHTVYDAVAEGLRIHGYGGDEQAAVAQALSRAGLRPPERFFLRYPHELSGGQRQRVVIAGALVLEPELIVADEPVASLDASVRGEILALLLRLRSELGLSALVVTHDLGLAWNIADRVAVMYLGRVVETGDVEQVLTAPRHPYTQALLSVLPEAPGDPVVLTGEPPDPSRIPSGCRFHARCQILASGEAERAGVADACRGQDLEVLDGSGGAQVACHWARAALTS; translated from the coding sequence ATGACCACTCCGCCTCTCCTGAGCGCCCAGGGCCTGCACGTCACCTTTCCCGGTCGCCACGGAGCCGCCCACGCCCGTGCCGTCGACGGCGTCGACCTCGACATCCGGCCCGGCGAGATCGTCGCCCTGGTCGGCGAGTCGGGCTGCGGCAAGACGACGCTGGCGCGCTCGCTCCTCGGGCTCGTCCCGCCGACCGGCGGCGGCGTCACCTTCGACGGCAAGCCGCTCGACTACTCCTCACGCGCGCTGAAGGCGTACCGCAAGCGCGTCCAGCTGGTCCTTCAGGACCCGAGCGGCTCGCTCAACCCCCGGCACACGGTGTACGACGCGGTGGCCGAGGGCCTGCGCATCCACGGGTACGGCGGCGACGAGCAGGCCGCGGTGGCACAAGCCCTCTCCCGGGCCGGGCTGCGCCCTCCGGAGCGCTTCTTCCTCCGCTACCCGCACGAGCTGTCCGGCGGCCAGCGCCAGCGCGTCGTCATCGCGGGCGCGCTCGTCCTGGAACCCGAACTCATCGTCGCCGACGAGCCGGTGGCCTCCCTCGACGCGTCGGTACGCGGCGAGATCCTGGCCCTGCTGCTCCGGCTGCGCTCCGAACTCGGCCTGTCCGCCCTAGTGGTGACCCACGATCTGGGCCTGGCCTGGAACATCGCCGACCGGGTCGCCGTGATGTACCTCGGCCGGGTCGTGGAGACCGGCGACGTCGAACAGGTCCTGACGGCTCCTCGGCATCCGTACACCCAGGCCCTGTTGTCCGTCCTGCCGGAGGCACCGGGCGATCCGGTCGTGCTGACCGGCGAACCCCCGGACCCGTCCCGCATCCCGTCCGGCTGCCGCTTCCACGCCCGCTGCCAGATCCTGGCGAGCGGCGAGGCGGAGCGGGCGGGCGTCGCGGACGCGTGCCGGGGACAGGACCTGGAGGTGCTCGACGGGAGCGGCGGGGCGCAGGTGGCGTGCCACTGGGCGAGGGCGGCGCTCACGTCCTGA
- a CDS encoding ABC transporter ATP-binding protein has protein sequence MSTTTKQRLLEVRNLEVTYASGAAAVRGVDLSLDAGQKLGIAGESGCGKSTLALALLRLLPAGTRTSGEILLDGEDVLRMKWGRVRAVRWAGASIVFQGAMHSLNAVHRIGDQIAEPILLHRKATPAGAKKKTGELLEHVGLPAARADAYPHELSGGQRQRVMIAMALACDPRLVIADEPTTALDVMIQAQILRLIEQLVSEQELGLVMISHDLAVLADTCDRLAVMYAGRVVEEGPARQVYDDARHPYGKALSAAFPRIGDTASRFAPRGLPGDPPDPSALPTGCTFHPRCAVALDACVTQDQALRDAGTGRWAACVHVGAPAAPTAPEATGEAEEARSSTS, from the coding sequence TTGAGTACGACGACCAAGCAACGCCTTCTGGAGGTCAGAAACCTCGAAGTGACGTACGCGAGTGGGGCCGCCGCCGTACGCGGTGTGGACCTCTCGCTCGACGCGGGACAGAAGCTCGGTATCGCGGGCGAGTCCGGCTGCGGCAAGTCGACGCTGGCGCTGGCGCTGCTGCGGCTGCTGCCCGCGGGCACGCGCACGAGCGGGGAGATCCTGCTCGACGGCGAGGACGTGCTGAGGATGAAGTGGGGGCGCGTGCGGGCGGTCCGCTGGGCGGGCGCGTCGATCGTCTTCCAGGGCGCGATGCACTCGCTGAACGCCGTGCACCGGATCGGCGACCAGATCGCCGAGCCGATCCTGCTGCACAGGAAGGCGACTCCGGCGGGCGCGAAGAAGAAGACGGGCGAGCTGCTCGAACACGTCGGGCTGCCGGCCGCCCGCGCGGACGCGTACCCGCACGAACTCTCCGGCGGCCAGCGCCAGCGCGTCATGATCGCCATGGCGTTGGCCTGCGACCCCCGGCTCGTCATCGCCGACGAACCGACCACGGCGCTCGACGTGATGATCCAGGCGCAGATCCTCCGCCTGATCGAACAGCTCGTCAGCGAGCAGGAGTTGGGCCTCGTGATGATCAGCCATGACCTCGCTGTCCTGGCCGACACCTGCGACCGGCTCGCGGTGATGTACGCGGGCCGCGTCGTCGAGGAGGGCCCCGCCCGGCAGGTCTACGACGACGCCCGGCACCCGTACGGCAAGGCCCTGTCGGCCGCCTTCCCGCGCATCGGCGACACGGCGTCGCGCTTCGCGCCTCGCGGACTGCCGGGCGATCCACCGGACCCGTCGGCGCTGCCCACCGGCTGTACGTTCCACCCCCGGTGTGCGGTGGCACTGGACGCCTGCGTCACGCAGGACCAGGCGCTGCGGGACGCGGGGACGGGACGGTGGGCGGCCTGCGTGCACGTGGGAGCACCAGCAGCACCAACAGCCCCTGAGGCCACCGGAGAAGCGGAAGAAGCGAGGAGCAGCACATCATGA
- the eccE gene encoding type VII secretion protein EccE → MPQPQRSAARSGPRQQTGALHLKVRAGQSGSFRLQRIVLLEIAAAALLVGWVVDPLALMPAAVVAVVLVLLAVVRRRGRSLPEWLATARALRTRQRRASSTPIQPGTEPGLAPAVECDPSLHTSVYGGRDRRPVGMIGDGTFVTAVLQVEADATALRAERSRQPLPLGLVRDALDVDDIHLESAQIVLHTQPAPALHLPQQSVAVSNYAPLQAQTGAPAVRITWIALKLDPELCPEAVAARGGGLVGAQKCVVRAADHLASRLTGAGFRTTVLNEEELTAAVATSACANPLVTAEAGRTDQPARRTEETSRNWRCDNRRHTTYWVRSWPHLGGGGGPSLPQLVALLTAVPALATTFSLTLRRGERQEISLSGHMRVTGRSDDELVAARRSLEHAARQAGTGLARLDREQLPGVLATLPLGGVR, encoded by the coding sequence GTGCCCCAGCCACAGCGGTCCGCGGCACGCTCGGGGCCTCGGCAGCAGACGGGGGCGCTTCACCTCAAGGTGCGTGCCGGACAGTCGGGGTCGTTTCGGCTGCAACGGATCGTCCTGCTGGAAATCGCGGCCGCGGCGCTACTGGTCGGATGGGTCGTCGATCCCCTCGCGCTGATGCCGGCAGCGGTCGTCGCGGTCGTCCTCGTCCTCCTCGCGGTGGTACGCCGCCGAGGCCGCTCACTGCCCGAATGGCTCGCTACGGCACGGGCGTTGCGCACGCGACAGCGCCGAGCCTCGAGTACACCGATACAGCCGGGTACGGAGCCGGGCCTCGCCCCGGCCGTCGAGTGCGACCCGAGCCTGCACACGTCCGTGTACGGCGGGCGGGACCGGCGACCGGTCGGGATGATCGGGGACGGGACGTTCGTCACCGCCGTCCTGCAGGTGGAGGCCGACGCGACCGCGCTGCGGGCCGAGCGGAGCAGACAGCCGCTGCCCCTGGGGCTGGTGCGGGACGCGCTGGACGTGGACGACATCCACTTGGAGTCGGCGCAGATCGTGCTGCACACGCAGCCCGCGCCCGCGCTGCATCTGCCGCAGCAGTCCGTGGCCGTCAGCAATTACGCGCCGCTTCAGGCGCAGACCGGGGCGCCGGCGGTGCGCATCACCTGGATCGCGCTGAAGCTCGATCCGGAGCTGTGCCCGGAGGCCGTGGCCGCGCGCGGGGGTGGACTTGTCGGGGCACAGAAGTGCGTGGTGCGCGCAGCGGACCACCTCGCAAGTCGGCTCACCGGGGCGGGATTTCGTACGACCGTGCTCAATGAGGAGGAGTTGACCGCCGCGGTGGCGACATCGGCGTGCGCCAACCCCCTGGTGACGGCGGAGGCGGGGCGGACCGACCAGCCGGCCCGGCGGACCGAGGAGACCAGCCGCAACTGGCGCTGCGACAACCGCAGACACACGACGTACTGGGTGCGGAGTTGGCCTCACTTGGGCGGTGGCGGCGGGCCGTCGCTGCCGCAACTCGTCGCGCTGCTCACGGCCGTGCCCGCGCTGGCCACCACCTTCAGCCTGACGCTGCGGCGCGGCGAGCGTCAGGAGATCTCGTTGAGCGGGCACATGCGCGTGACCGGACGCAGCGACGACGAACTCGTCGCGGCGCGACGGTCACTGGAGCACGCCGCACGCCAGGCCGGGACGGGGCTGGCCCGGCTTGATCGTGAGCAGCTTCCCGGCGTGCTCGCCACGCTGCCTCTCGGGGGTGTTCGGTAA
- a CDS encoding ABC transporter substrate-binding protein, with protein sequence MNTQDHPERGRSRPRLIAAAGAAALTLTAGLATPLNPAPQQAQAEESKKVLTVAVAQSVDSLSPFLASRLLSTSIHRLTYEYLTNYDAADNHAIPGLATKWEPSADKLTWTYTIRSNSKWSDGRQATAEDAAWTFNKMMTDAGAATANGSFVANFKKVTAPSATQLVIELKKPQATMAALDVPIVPKHVWEKVGDFSKFNNDKNFPIVGNGPFILTDYKADSYVRLKPNKNFWRGAPKFDELVFKYYKDQDAAVAALRKGEVSFVSGSPSLTPAQAASLKGEPNIKVNDAPGRRFYALATNPGAQAKNGKRFGDGAESLLNQKVRQALFMAIDRKTLIDKVFQGHAVEGAGYIPPRFSTYFWKPTASQQLSYDPAKAAQLLDEAGYKKNGDGKRVEKNGKPINYRILCHATDPNDKAVGQYLKEWFGELGIGVTLNCLDNVTDPWLAGTYDLAFDGWSVNPDPDFVLSIHTCAALPATPKDEGATDNFICDKKYDELYDQQLAEYDTAKRADVVKQMESRLYDTGYMNVMAYPNAVEAYRTDQIKSIQTMPKAAGNIYGQDGYWSWWSAVPAGASGESSDGSSSTGVIIGIVAGVVVLAGAGAFFAMRRRSTAEDRE encoded by the coding sequence ATGAACACACAAGATCACCCCGAAAGAGGGCGCTCGCGCCCCCGGCTCATCGCCGCCGCCGGCGCCGCCGCGCTCACCCTCACCGCCGGTCTCGCGACCCCGCTCAACCCGGCACCCCAGCAGGCCCAGGCCGAGGAGAGCAAGAAGGTCCTCACCGTCGCGGTCGCGCAGAGCGTCGACTCGCTGAGCCCGTTCCTGGCGTCGCGCCTGCTCAGTACGAGCATTCACCGGCTCACGTACGAGTATCTGACCAACTACGACGCCGCGGACAACCACGCCATCCCGGGCCTCGCCACCAAGTGGGAGCCGTCCGCCGACAAGCTCACCTGGACCTACACGATCCGCTCCAACTCCAAGTGGTCGGACGGCCGACAGGCCACCGCCGAGGACGCGGCGTGGACGTTCAACAAGATGATGACCGACGCGGGCGCGGCCACCGCCAACGGCAGCTTCGTCGCCAACTTCAAGAAGGTCACGGCCCCCAGCGCCACCCAGCTCGTCATCGAACTGAAGAAGCCGCAGGCCACGATGGCCGCGCTCGACGTACCGATCGTGCCCAAGCACGTCTGGGAGAAGGTCGGGGACTTCTCGAAGTTCAACAACGACAAGAACTTCCCGATCGTCGGCAACGGCCCGTTCATCCTCACGGACTACAAGGCCGACAGCTACGTACGCCTGAAGCCCAACAAGAACTTCTGGCGCGGGGCTCCGAAGTTCGACGAGCTGGTCTTCAAGTACTACAAGGACCAGGACGCCGCGGTCGCCGCCCTGCGCAAGGGCGAGGTCTCCTTCGTCTCGGGCTCGCCGTCGCTGACGCCCGCTCAGGCCGCGTCCCTCAAGGGCGAGCCGAACATCAAGGTCAACGACGCCCCCGGCCGGCGCTTCTACGCCCTGGCCACCAACCCCGGCGCCCAGGCCAAGAACGGCAAGCGCTTCGGTGACGGAGCCGAGTCGCTGCTCAACCAGAAGGTGCGCCAGGCGCTCTTCATGGCGATCGACCGCAAGACCCTCATCGACAAGGTGTTCCAGGGCCACGCCGTCGAGGGCGCGGGCTACATCCCGCCCCGCTTCTCGACGTACTTCTGGAAGCCGACGGCGAGCCAGCAGCTGTCGTACGACCCGGCCAAAGCGGCCCAGCTCCTCGACGAGGCGGGCTACAAGAAGAACGGTGACGGCAAGCGTGTCGAGAAGAACGGCAAGCCGATCAACTACCGGATCCTGTGCCACGCCACCGACCCGAACGACAAGGCGGTCGGCCAGTACCTGAAGGAGTGGTTCGGCGAGCTCGGCATCGGTGTCACCCTCAACTGCCTGGACAACGTGACCGACCCGTGGCTGGCCGGCACATACGACCTCGCGTTCGACGGCTGGTCCGTCAACCCCGACCCCGACTTCGTGCTGTCCATCCACACCTGCGCGGCCCTGCCCGCCACCCCCAAGGATGAGGGCGCGACGGACAACTTCATCTGCGACAAGAAGTACGACGAGCTGTACGACCAGCAGCTCGCCGAGTACGACACCGCCAAGCGGGCGGACGTCGTCAAGCAGATGGAGTCGCGGCTGTACGACACCGGGTACATGAACGTCATGGCGTACCCGAACGCGGTCGAGGCCTACCGCACCGACCAGATCAAGTCGATCCAGACGATGCCCAAGGCCGCGGGCAACATCTACGGCCAGGACGGTTACTGGAGCTGGTGGTCGGCGGTTCCGGCGGGGGCCTCCGGTGAGTCCTCCGACGGTTCGAGCTCGACGGGCGTCATCATCGGCATCGTCGCGGGCGTCGTTGTCCTCGCGGGTGCCGGGGCGTTCTTCGCGATGCGCCGCCGCTCCACGGCCGAGGACCGCGAGTAG
- a CDS encoding ABC transporter permease, whose protein sequence is MTTEATPQVAKASPRTLAWQRRRHSAARFWKQYRSHRAGVFGLTALGLFALVALAAPLIVGSDVQSVTNAPGRPMESPSAEFPLGTDQFGRNLLGLLVWGARVSLLVGLLAAVLSVAIGALIGITAGHFRGWYATVMMRITDWFLVMPTLVLAIALATVMSRSIGTIILAIGVTTWPTTARLVRAQTLAVESRPYIERAKALGGGHGHIMSRHVLPNVMPLVLAQTTLIISSAILAEATLAFLGLGDPTVVSWGGLLQDAREAGAVSAGKWWYLVPPGIAIAVVALAFTLCGRAVESVLNPKLGVAR, encoded by the coding sequence ATGACGACCGAAGCGACCCCGCAGGTGGCGAAGGCGAGTCCGCGCACGCTCGCCTGGCAGCGCCGCCGCCACTCTGCCGCCCGTTTCTGGAAGCAGTACCGCAGCCACCGGGCGGGCGTCTTCGGACTCACCGCGCTCGGCCTCTTCGCGCTCGTCGCGCTGGCCGCGCCGCTGATCGTCGGCTCCGACGTGCAGAGCGTGACGAACGCGCCCGGCCGGCCGATGGAGAGCCCGAGCGCCGAATTCCCGCTGGGCACCGACCAGTTCGGGCGCAATCTGCTCGGGCTCCTGGTGTGGGGCGCCCGGGTCTCGCTGCTCGTGGGGCTGCTCGCGGCCGTGCTGTCCGTCGCGATCGGCGCGCTCATCGGGATCACCGCGGGGCACTTCCGCGGCTGGTACGCGACGGTGATGATGCGGATCACGGACTGGTTCCTGGTCATGCCGACGCTGGTCCTCGCGATCGCGCTGGCGACCGTCATGAGCCGGTCGATCGGCACGATCATCCTGGCGATCGGGGTCACGACCTGGCCGACCACGGCCCGGCTGGTGCGGGCGCAGACCCTCGCCGTGGAGTCGCGGCCGTACATCGAGCGGGCCAAGGCGCTCGGCGGCGGGCACGGGCACATCATGTCCCGGCACGTCCTGCCCAACGTCATGCCGCTCGTGCTGGCCCAGACGACGCTCATCATCTCCTCGGCGATCCTCGCGGAGGCGACGCTCGCGTTCCTCGGGCTCGGTGATCCGACGGTGGTGTCGTGGGGCGGGCTGCTCCAGGACGCGCGGGAGGCGGGCGCGGTCAGCGCGGGCAAGTGGTGGTATCTCGTGCCCCCGGGTATCGCGATCGCGGTGGTCGCGCTGGCGTTCACGCTGTGCGGGCGCGCGGTGGAGTCGGTTCTCAACCCCAAGCTGGGGGTGGCACGTTGA
- a CDS encoding SCO5717 family growth-regulating ATPase translates to MNSDRDGIRGGWATPGDDQSDAESAVETTGEFTIDYAPPAWYTQNASGGSETSGVSEGSGTSASETPAVAEAPAAPPAGSPVAVPLPVGSGFEPEGAKPEPAESAEPEGAPAGDAGSPTAVPSFPVGGFQAQWTAPAPPVAPVAPVASSEESEEAESGNGDLESGATMRISSVALKREIAERAAAASETEEEAEAEAEAEAPAVAEAQVEEAGSPSVDGSSDAGTGSHAAVDDVRGEDEGPSGTESADDLSDASSEEESVADVVALRVADDVDAANDAGEAQPQDDVSDAVPAQSDSLDAEPEDAEPQDSEPQDAVPEVASDEPEAVQDAPPAWAPPPLPRGGLPPLPPAYQPAAPAPAARWPAAAGPSAAGSEPEPVQAQVPSQAPAPQPPVPAPGQPYQPPAPAPAPGQPFQPPAPAPAPGQPFQAQPPVPAPGQPFQPPVPAPGQPFQPPAPQPASPAWPSAPSTPDSTGPAQGPVPVHPPTVKNPVPTPPQALAPASRADAPPQAPGSYGFPQPSTPAPSPTPQGSYGFPQPGTPAPAPAPNPAPGTPAPQGGYGFPRPGAPAPAPTPANPPAPAPGYGFPQQSAPAQHQPPANPPAPAPGYGFPQPSAPTANPVPQQGYGFPPQGPNAPAPQAGPDFPNQPPAPAQSAAPSQAQPPVPPAQASPPYPPTRLQPDAPTAPVDPRTGAAWPQPVQHDQRQPTNPGAAPLGYTAAVELSSDRLLNNKRQKAKSSRPTAASSRFKLGGKKEEAERQRKLDLIRTPVLSCYRIAVISLKGGVGKTTTTTALGSTLATERQDKILAIDANPDAGTLGRRVRRETGATIRDLVQAIPYINSYMDIRRFTSQAPSGLEIIANDVDPAVSTTFNDQDYRRAIDVLGKQYPIILTDSGTGLLYSAMRGVLDLADQLIIISTPSVDGASSASTTLDWLSAHGYADLVSRSITVISGVRDTGKMIKVEDIVSHFETRCRGVVVVPFDEHLAAGAEVDLDMMRPRVREAYFNLSAMVAEDIARHQQSHGLWTNDGNPPPVAAPPMPGQYVPGQPVPGQPMPGQPVPGQAPQQPQPGQPYAQPGQPYPAPGQPPYPQPGPGQAYPHQPPQAGPQPGQPYPQPGQPYPPHQGQTPPPPAPPQQ, encoded by the coding sequence GTGAACAGCGATCGGGACGGGATCCGCGGGGGCTGGGCCACACCCGGCGATGACCAGTCCGACGCGGAGTCCGCCGTCGAGACGACGGGCGAGTTCACCATCGACTACGCGCCGCCCGCCTGGTACACGCAGAACGCTTCGGGGGGTTCGGAGACTTCCGGGGTTTCGGAGGGTTCCGGGACGTCGGCTTCGGAGACTCCCGCGGTTGCGGAGGCGCCTGCCGCGCCTCCGGCCGGGAGTCCTGTCGCGGTGCCCTTGCCGGTGGGCAGCGGGTTCGAGCCCGAGGGGGCGAAACCTGAGCCGGCGGAGTCTGCGGAGCCTGAGGGCGCGCCTGCCGGCGATGCCGGCAGTCCTACGGCTGTGCCGAGCTTTCCCGTGGGTGGGTTTCAGGCGCAGTGGACTGCTCCCGCTCCTCCGGTCGCGCCCGTTGCGCCGGTCGCCTCTTCTGAGGAGTCCGAGGAGGCGGAGTCCGGGAACGGGGATTTGGAGAGTGGCGCGACCATGCGGATCTCCAGTGTCGCTCTGAAGCGTGAGATCGCGGAGCGGGCGGCTGCGGCATCGGAGACCGAGGAAGAAGCGGAGGCCGAGGCGGAGGCCGAGGCTCCGGCTGTGGCCGAGGCCCAGGTTGAAGAGGCCGGGTCCCCGTCCGTGGACGGTTCCTCCGACGCCGGCACCGGCTCCCACGCCGCCGTCGACGACGTCCGCGGAGAGGATGAGGGCCCCTCCGGTACTGAATCCGCCGATGACCTGAGTGACGCCTCCTCAGAGGAAGAGAGCGTCGCCGACGTCGTGGCGCTGCGTGTCGCCGACGACGTGGACGCGGCCAACGACGCCGGTGAGGCCCAGCCGCAGGACGACGTCAGCGATGCCGTACCGGCGCAGAGCGACTCGTTGGACGCCGAGCCGGAGGATGCCGAGCCGCAGGACAGCGAGCCTCAGGACGCTGTGCCCGAGGTCGCCTCGGATGAGCCCGAGGCCGTGCAGGACGCTCCCCCCGCCTGGGCTCCGCCGCCGCTGCCGCGGGGTGGGCTGCCGCCGTTGCCGCCCGCGTATCAGCCCGCGGCGCCCGCTCCCGCGGCACGGTGGCCCGCCGCCGCGGGGCCCTCGGCCGCCGGGTCCGAGCCCGAGCCCGTACAGGCGCAGGTGCCATCGCAGGCGCCCGCCCCGCAGCCGCCGGTACCGGCACCGGGCCAGCCGTACCAGCCACCGGCACCCGCACCGGCCCCCGGCCAGCCGTTCCAACCGCCCGCACCCGCACCGGCCCCCGGCCAGCCGTTCCAGGCTCAGCCGCCGGTGCCCGCGCCGGGGCAGCCGTTCCAGCCGCCGGTGCCCGCGCCGGGGCAGCCGTTCCAGCCGCCCGCGCCGCAGCCCGCGTCTCCGGCGTGGCCCTCCGCTCCCAGCACGCCCGACTCGACGGGGCCCGCACAGGGCCCCGTTCCGGTGCACCCGCCCACCGTGAAGAACCCGGTTCCGACGCCGCCCCAGGCTCTGGCTCCAGCCTCGCGCGCCGACGCCCCGCCCCAGGCGCCGGGCAGTTACGGGTTCCCGCAGCCCAGCACCCCGGCCCCGAGCCCCACGCCGCAAGGCAGTTACGGCTTCCCGCAGCCAGGCACCCCGGCCCCGGCCCCGGCTCCGAACCCCGCGCCGGGCACCCCCGCGCCGCAGGGCGGCTACGGATTCCCGCGCCCCGGGGCTCCGGCCCCCGCCCCGACCCCGGCCAACCCTCCCGCCCCGGCGCCCGGTTACGGATTCCCCCAGCAGAGCGCCCCGGCCCAGCACCAGCCCCCGGCCAACCCGCCCGCCCCGGCGCCCGGTTACGGATTCCCCCAGCCGTCCGCGCCCACGGCGAACCCCGTACCGCAGCAGGGCTACGGATTCCCGCCGCAGGGGCCCAACGCCCCCGCGCCGCAGGCCGGTCCCGACTTCCCCAACCAGCCCCCGGCCCCCGCCCAGTCGGCCGCGCCCTCCCAGGCGCAGCCGCCGGTCCCCCCGGCGCAGGCGAGCCCGCCGTACCCGCCCACGCGTCTTCAGCCCGACGCCCCCACGGCCCCCGTAGACCCCCGCACCGGAGCGGCCTGGCCGCAGCCCGTGCAGCATGACCAGCGGCAGCCCACCAACCCCGGTGCCGCGCCTCTGGGGTACACCGCCGCGGTGGAGCTGTCCTCGGACCGGCTGCTCAACAACAAGCGGCAGAAGGCCAAGAGCAGTCGTCCCACTGCCGCGTCGTCGCGGTTCAAGCTCGGCGGGAAGAAGGAGGAGGCCGAGCGCCAGCGCAAGCTGGACCTGATCCGGACGCCGGTGCTGTCGTGCTACCGGATCGCCGTCATCAGCCTCAAGGGCGGCGTCGGCAAGACGACCACGACCACCGCGCTCGGCTCCACGCTCGCCACCGAGCGGCAGGACAAGATCCTCGCGATCGACGCCAACCCGGACGCGGGCACGCTCGGCCGCCGTGTGCGCCGCGAGACCGGTGCCACCATCCGTGACCTCGTCCAGGCGATCCCGTACATCAACTCGTACATGGACATCCGGCGGTTCACGTCCCAGGCCCCGTCCGGCCTCGAGATCATCGCCAACGACGTCGACCCGGCCGTTTCCACGACCTTCAACGACCAGGACTACCGGCGCGCGATCGACGTGCTGGGCAAGCAGTACCCGATCATCCTGACCGACTCCGGTACGGGTCTGCTGTACAGCGCCATGCGGGGTGTGCTCGACCTCGCCGACCAGCTCATCATCATCTCGACGCCGTCGGTCGACGGTGCGAGCAGCGCCAGTACGACGCTGGACTGGCTGTCGGCGCACGGGTACGCGGATCTCGTCTCGCGCTCCATCACCGTCATCTCCGGGGTGCGCGACACCGGCAAGATGATCAAGGTGGAGGACATCGTCAGCCACTTCGAGACGCGCTGCCGCGGTGTCGTGGTCGTGCCGTTCGACGAGCACCTGGCCGCGGGCGCCGAGGTCGACCTCGACATGATGCGGCCCAGGGTGCGGGAGGCGTACTTCAACCTGTCCGCGATGGTGGCCGAGGACATCGCCCGGCACCAGCAGTCGCACGGACTGTGGACCAACGACGGCAACCCGCCGCCGGTGGCCGCCCCGCCGATGCCGGGGCAGTACGTCCCCGGACAGCCGGTCCCTGGACAGCCGATGCCCGGCCAGCCCGTCCCGGGCCAGGCCCCGCAGCAGCCGCAGCCCGGACAGCCGTACGCCCAGCCCGGGCAGCCCTACCCCGCCCCGGGCCAGCCTCCCTACCCGCAGCCCGGCCCCGGTCAGGCGTACCCCCACCAGCCCCCGCAGGCAGGGCCCCAGCCCGGACAGCCCTACCCCCAGCCGGGCCAGCCCTACCCGCCGCACCAGGGCCAGACCCCGCCCCCGCCCGCACCCCCTCAGCAGTAA